A portion of the Rhodopseudomonas sp. BAL398 genome contains these proteins:
- a CDS encoding tyrosine-type recombinase/integrase yields MPSLTDGEIRRALKEVEQTGKQVSLVDGEGHGTGRLVLVMKPMPTRVTADWMAQQWRDQKRIKKKLGSYPSMPLSKAREMFNRDFADMIQKGRSIKIAGDTRPGTVADLFEAYVAYLRDAEKSSWKEAEKGLNKIADTLGRNRPARDIEPDEITAIIRPIYERGKRSMADHVRSYIRSAFSWGLKSEHDYRSNSARRFRLVYNPAAGIPTEPKKVGTRWLDEDEFLRLYRWLECPDTPVHPPYTRAVRILMLTGQRVEEIARLHVDQWDAKERVIDWSKTKNGKPHAIPVPTIAAELIESITPNAHGWFFPSATDPSKPVSHGTLYSFMWRQRDREVIPFVTNRDLRRTWKTLAGKAGLSKEIRDRLQNHTLQDVSSKSYDRWNYMPEKRAAMAKWDKFARVLLTKKKSSGALKKAA; encoded by the coding sequence GTGCCAAGCCTTACCGATGGAGAAATACGCCGCGCCCTGAAGGAAGTGGAACAGACCGGAAAACAGGTCAGCCTCGTCGACGGCGAAGGCCACGGAACGGGACGCCTCGTGCTCGTGATGAAGCCCATGCCGACCCGGGTGACCGCGGACTGGATGGCTCAGCAGTGGCGGGATCAGAAGCGCATCAAGAAGAAGCTCGGATCATATCCTTCGATGCCACTCAGCAAGGCGCGGGAGATGTTCAACCGCGATTTCGCAGACATGATCCAGAAGGGCCGCAGCATCAAGATCGCCGGCGATACGCGGCCTGGAACCGTCGCCGATCTCTTCGAGGCCTACGTCGCTTACCTCAGGGATGCGGAAAAATCGTCCTGGAAAGAGGCGGAAAAGGGCCTCAACAAGATCGCGGATACGCTGGGGCGTAACCGCCCTGCCCGTGACATCGAACCGGATGAGATCACCGCCATCATCCGCCCCATCTATGAGCGCGGCAAGCGCTCGATGGCGGACCATGTCCGAAGCTATATTCGATCCGCTTTTAGCTGGGGCCTAAAATCAGAGCACGATTACCGCTCAAACTCAGCGCGCCGCTTCCGCCTGGTTTATAATCCTGCTGCAGGCATACCGACGGAACCTAAGAAAGTCGGAACGCGCTGGTTGGACGAAGATGAATTCCTCCGTCTCTATCGCTGGCTCGAATGCCCGGACACTCCGGTGCATCCGCCATATACCCGCGCGGTCAGGATTCTGATGTTGACGGGGCAGCGCGTGGAAGAGATCGCCCGACTGCACGTCGATCAGTGGGACGCGAAAGAACGCGTCATCGACTGGTCGAAGACTAAAAACGGGAAGCCCCACGCGATCCCAGTGCCGACAATCGCCGCGGAGCTCATCGAGTCAATCACACCCAACGCTCATGGCTGGTTCTTCCCCTCGGCAACCGACCCGTCTAAGCCAGTCAGCCACGGCACGCTCTATTCGTTCATGTGGCGCCAGCGGGACCGCGAGGTCATCCCTTTCGTGACCAATCGCGATCTGCGGCGGACATGGAAGACGCTGGCTGGCAAAGCTGGCCTGTCTAAGGAGATCCGGGACCGCCTGCAAAACCACACGCTGCAAGATGTTAGCTCCAAGAGCTACGATCGGTGGAACTACATGCCGGAGAAGCGCGCAGCCATGGCAAAATGGGACAAATTCGCCCGGGTATTGCTGACTAAAAAGAAAAGCAGCGGCGCGCTGAAAAAGGCGGCCTGA
- a CDS encoding RadC family protein gives MPAKTDEPAGLAGFADAPHYHGHRERLRERFREAGADALSDYELLEMVLFRALPRRDVKPLAKTLIGKFGSFAEVVHASETRLREVAGLGEAAITELKLIAAAAGRVAKGQLKSRTLLSSWAAVIDYCRTTMAFADREQFRMLFLDKRNQLIADELQQVGTVDHTPVYPREIVKRGLELSATAIILVHNHPTHHF, from the coding sequence ATGCCCGCAAAGACTGATGAGCCCGCCGGCCTGGCCGGTTTCGCCGACGCCCCGCATTATCATGGCCATCGTGAACGGCTGCGGGAGCGATTTCGCGAGGCCGGCGCCGACGCGCTCAGCGACTACGAGCTGCTGGAGATGGTGCTGTTCCGCGCGCTGCCGCGGCGCGACGTCAAGCCGCTGGCCAAGACCCTGATCGGCAAGTTCGGCTCCTTCGCCGAGGTGGTGCACGCCTCCGAGACCCGGCTGCGCGAAGTTGCGGGGCTTGGCGAGGCGGCGATTACCGAGCTGAAGCTGATCGCGGCGGCCGCCGGGCGGGTGGCGAAGGGACAGCTCAAGAGCCGCACCCTGTTGTCGTCATGGGCCGCGGTGATCGACTACTGCCGCACCACCATGGCCTTCGCCGACAGGGAGCAGTTTCGCATGCTGTTTCTCGACAAGCGCAACCAGCTGATCGCCGACGAATTGCAGCAGGTCGGCACGGTGGACCATACGCCGGTCTATCCCCGCGAAATCGTCAAGCGCGGGCTCGAACTCTCCGCCACCGCGATCATCCTGGTGCACAACCATCCCACTCACCACTTTTGA